CTAAAATTCAATCAAACTCCGAAGCTGCTTAGTTTAATGCAAAATGGTTTTTAAACCTCAAAAGACAAAATTTCAGCTAAATATTGTGGAAAATATTCAGACATTAAGTATTTGGGCTAATAATCCATGGAGAAGATATTCAATATCGTTGATTATACTTTTAATAGGATACTTTTTTGGAAGTTCTCTTGGTATGGTAAGTGCCGTTGTGGAACTCATGGATCCTGTAGCCGCTTTTTTATCAGTAGTTTTTATTGAGTTTTTAATAGTTTTGAGAAGAAATTTTAGATTTGAAAGGAAAAGGAAATTTTTAGTACTTTTATTAGATTCTTTAAGATTGGGATTATTTTATGGTTTCTTTACTGAAAGTCTTAAGTTGCTATAAATTTACTTGTTGTGTTTCTGTAATAGATAAAGCAAAGCC
This region of Prochlorococcus marinus str. GP2 genomic DNA includes:
- a CDS encoding DUF565 domain-containing protein encodes the protein MVFKPQKTKFQLNIVENIQTLSIWANNPWRRYSISLIILLIGYFFGSSLGMVSAVVELMDPVAAFLSVVFIEFLIVLRRNFRFERKRKFLVLLLDSLRLGLFYGFFTESLKLL